The following are encoded together in the Drosophila biarmipes strain raj3 chromosome 3L, RU_DBia_V1.1, whole genome shotgun sequence genome:
- the LOC108028272 gene encoding uncharacterized protein LOC108028272, giving the protein MKTPSAVQTRICVICGEAPPSKDAKGNEAFAYPKTEEEARIWQASMAAKGCCVESIQNQCCVCVEHIPDFVKRARKIGRRQRALVREKELRREEREEEEAATGCHCPDDGEPGPERPSVNVLLLNGASLPTYCGKGQSCVDLRPLPSADGDSELKVTKRLNPTDSDTEIFVQESEFKDTGGTFPDIDGTELTVLRTPTQEEEQLHRHQHKLHEAEQEQDPSVRRRRDSCLPGCTDVLLLGRGHDATDECPCQCEQCSKPSGLPKQEPCCQPECCPEDHKEYFTQPPCGCECEQQVRRELTKVIKTQGKRIRELEEMLCRQNSLRTCLQRKLDELYCEFGRLDEDEDNKSRLTCPGSERGAPDCIGMMQPIPVPPPPPPRKEPPPPPRRRFSRRLTLLKANREMDLPQKEEPKVEQRAEGERVHWFSERNDQAVDDTHRPQWVNVPDEEEIESESRIAIRFGKNNTYLVSDNKSTHSAFSDLPTNSSYSMGNRPRT; this is encoded by the exons atgaaaacaccCTCTGCAGTGCAAACGAGAATATGCGTGATCTGTGGCGAGGCGCCGCCATCGAAGGATGCAAAGGGCAACGAGGCGTTTGCGTACCCCAAGACGGAGGAGGAGGCCAGGATCTGGCAGGCCAGCATGGCCGCCAAGGGCTGCTGCGTGGAGAGCATCCAGAACCAGTGCTGCGTCTGCGTGGAGCACATTCCTGACTTCGTGAAGCGGGCCAGGAAAATCGGGCGGCGGCAGCGGGCCCTCGTGCGGGAAAAGGAGTTGCGCCGCGAGGagcgggaggaggaggaggcggctaCCGGTTGCCATTGTCCCGACGATGGCGAACCCGGCCCGGAACGACCCTCGGTCAATGTCCTCCTCCTCAACGGAGCCTCCCTGCCCACGTACTGCGGCAAGGGTCAGTCGTGCGTGGATCTGCGACCACTTCCATCGGCAGACGGCGACTCCGAGTTGAAGGTAACCAAACGGCTGAATCCCACGGACTCGGACACGGAGATCTTTGTGCAGGAGTCGGAGTTTAAAGACACCGGTGGGACCTTTCCCGATATCGATGGCACCGAGCTCACCGTTCTACGCACGCCGacccaggaggaggagcaacTGCACCGGCATCAGCACAAGCTGCACGAGGCGGAACAGGAGCAGGACCCGAGTGTCAG GAGGCGCCGCGACAGCTGCCTGCCCGGCTGCACGGACGTCCTTCTCCTGGGCCGCGGTCACGACGCCACGGACGAGTGTCCCTGCCAGTGTGAGCAGTGCTCGAAGCCCTCCGGCTTGCCCAAGCAGGAGCCCTGTTGCCAGCCGGAATGCTGCCCGGAGGACCACAAGGAGTACTTCACCCAGCCGCCCTGCGGATGCGAGTGTGAGCAGCAGGTGCGCCGCGAGCTGACGAAGGTCATCAAGACGCAGGGCAAGCGGATTCGGGAGCTGGAGGAGATGCTGTGCCGGCAGAACAGCCTGCGCACCTGCCTGCAGCGCAAGTTGGATGAGCTCTACTGCGAGTTCGGGCGTctcgacgaggacgaggacaaCAAATCGCGACTCACCTGCCCGGGAAGCGAGCGAGGTGCCCCCGACTGCATTGGTATGATGCAGCCGATCCCGGTGCCGCCACCTCCACCGCCACGAAAGGAACCTCCCCCGCCGCCCCGCAGACGATTCAGCCGACGTCTTACCCTGCTCAAAGCCAACCGGGAGATGGATCTGCCCCAGAAGGAGGAGCCAAAGGTGGAGCAGCGGGCGGAGGGCGAACGGGTCCACTGGTTCTCGGAGAGAAACGACCAGGCCGTGGACGACACTCATCGCCCTCAGTGGGTCAATGTGCCGGATGAGGAGGAGATTGAGTCGGAGAGCAGGATAGCCATTCGCTTTGGCAAGAACAACACCTACCTGGTCTCCGACAATAAGTCAACCCACTCCGCCTTCTCCGATTTGCCAACCAACTCCAGCTACTCCATGGGCAACAGACCCCGGACTTGA